The Mixta hanseatica genome includes a region encoding these proteins:
- the fliF gene encoding flagellar basal-body MS-ring/collar protein FliF: MVMNATATQETTNKKGLNDLVARLRANPRIPLIIAAAAATAIIVAMVLWAKAPAYSVLYNNLSNEDGGAIVTQLTQMNVPYRFEENGGALMVPAEKVHELRLRLAQQGLPKGGAVGFELLDKEKFGISQFSEQVNYQRALEGELSRTIETLGPVKNARVHLAMPKPTLFVREQKSPSASVTLILQPGRALDEGQINAIVHMVSSSVAGLPPGNVTVVDQSGRLLTRSDAAGRDLNDAQLKYATEVESRYQQRIEAILAPIVGNGNVHAQVTAQIDFDTREQTEEQYKPNTDPANAAIRSRQSSNNEQIGGQYPGGVPGALSNQPAPANNAPIETPQANNNANATAGNNNGAAANTTASTNAARPVPSNTHHDETTNYELDRTIRHTKMNVGSVKRLSVAVVVNYRADAKGKAAALDEKQLKQIEDLTREAMGYSSDRGDSVNVVNSQFTQTEDTGGDLPFWQQQSFFEQMMNAGRWLLVALVAFILYRKLIRPHLLRKQELTKAAIEQAAALEQQRKEQEAFSVSLSKDDQEQERKSKHRVSAEVMSQRIRDMSENDPRVVALVIRQWMSNEL; the protein is encoded by the coding sequence ATGGTCATGAATGCTACCGCAACTCAGGAAACAACAAATAAGAAAGGCTTAAATGACCTTGTTGCTCGCCTGCGCGCCAATCCGCGGATCCCGCTGATCATCGCTGCAGCCGCCGCTACTGCCATCATTGTCGCGATGGTACTGTGGGCGAAAGCGCCGGCTTACAGCGTCCTTTATAATAACCTTTCAAATGAGGATGGCGGCGCGATCGTGACGCAGCTGACTCAGATGAACGTCCCTTACCGCTTCGAAGAGAATGGCGGCGCGCTGATGGTGCCCGCAGAAAAGGTGCACGAACTGCGCCTGCGTCTCGCTCAGCAGGGCCTGCCAAAAGGCGGCGCCGTAGGCTTTGAACTGCTGGATAAAGAGAAGTTTGGTATCAGCCAGTTCAGCGAACAGGTTAACTACCAGCGTGCGCTGGAAGGCGAACTGTCACGCACTATCGAGACGCTCGGTCCGGTAAAAAACGCACGCGTCCACCTGGCGATGCCTAAACCTACGCTGTTTGTTCGCGAGCAGAAATCCCCCTCCGCTTCCGTCACGCTGATCCTGCAGCCGGGACGAGCACTGGATGAAGGCCAAATTAACGCCATCGTGCATATGGTTTCCAGCAGCGTGGCCGGACTTCCGCCGGGCAACGTAACGGTTGTCGATCAAAGTGGTCGTCTGCTGACGCGTTCCGATGCGGCCGGTCGTGACCTGAACGATGCCCAGCTGAAGTATGCCACCGAAGTGGAAAGTCGCTATCAGCAGCGTATCGAAGCGATCCTGGCACCGATTGTTGGCAACGGTAATGTCCATGCGCAGGTTACCGCCCAGATCGATTTCGATACCCGTGAGCAAACGGAAGAGCAGTACAAACCGAATACCGATCCGGCCAATGCTGCTATTCGCTCGCGTCAGAGCAGCAATAACGAGCAGATTGGCGGCCAGTATCCTGGCGGCGTGCCGGGCGCGCTCTCTAATCAGCCTGCGCCTGCTAACAACGCGCCGATCGAAACGCCGCAAGCGAATAACAATGCAAATGCCACGGCGGGCAATAATAACGGCGCAGCGGCCAACACCACCGCCAGCACCAATGCAGCGCGTCCGGTGCCGTCCAATACGCACCATGACGAAACGACTAACTACGAGCTGGATCGCACCATTCGTCACACCAAGATGAATGTGGGCAGCGTGAAACGTCTGTCGGTTGCCGTGGTGGTGAACTACCGCGCCGATGCCAAAGGCAAAGCGGCGGCGCTGGATGAGAAACAGCTGAAACAGATTGAAGATCTGACGCGTGAAGCGATGGGCTACTCCAGCGATCGCGGCGACAGCGTCAACGTGGTGAACTCGCAGTTTACCCAAACTGAGGATACCGGTGGCGATCTTCCGTTCTGGCAGCAGCAGTCCTTCTTCGAGCAGATGATGAATGCGGGACGTTGGTTACTGGTTGCGCTGGTTGCCTTCATCCTCTACCGCAAACTGATTCGTCCGCACCTGCTGCGTAAACAGGAGCTGACCAAAGCGGCGATTGAACAAGCGGCAGCGCTGGAGCAGCAACGTAAAGAACAAGAAGCCTTCTCTGTTTCGCTCAGCAAAGACGATCAGGAGCAGGAACGTAAATCTAAACATCGCGTCAGCGCCGAAGTGATGAGCCAGCGCATCCGCGATATGTCTGAAAACGATCCACGCGTTGTGGCGCTGGTGATCCGCCAATGGATGAGTAACGAACTATGA
- the fliG gene encoding flagellar motor switch protein FliG, with protein MSLTGTEKSAVLLMTIGEDRAAEVFKHLSTREVQHLSAAMANMNQVSHQQLAEVLREFETDAEQFAALSLNSNEYLRSVLIKALGEERASTLLEDILETRETTSGMETLNFMEPQAAADLIRDEHPQIIATILVHLKRSQAADILAQFDDRLRHDVMLRIATFGGVQPAALAELTEVLNSLLDGQNLKRAKMGGVRTAAEIINLMKTQQEEAVMEAVREFDGELAQKIVDEMFLFENLVDVDDRSIQRLLQEVESESLLVALKGADQPLREKFLKNMSQRAADILRDDLANRGPVRMSMVENEQKAILLIVRRLAESGEMVIGGGEETYV; from the coding sequence ATGAGTCTGACCGGTACTGAAAAAAGCGCCGTCCTGCTGATGACGATTGGTGAAGACCGTGCCGCTGAGGTGTTCAAGCACCTCAGCACGCGGGAAGTACAGCACCTGAGCGCAGCCATGGCCAATATGAATCAGGTTTCTCACCAGCAGCTGGCTGAAGTGCTGCGTGAGTTTGAAACGGATGCCGAGCAGTTTGCGGCGCTGAGCCTGAACTCTAATGAATATCTGCGTTCGGTACTGATCAAGGCGCTGGGCGAAGAGCGCGCCTCCACGCTGTTGGAAGACATTCTGGAAACGCGCGAAACCACCTCCGGCATGGAAACGCTCAACTTTATGGAGCCGCAGGCGGCTGCCGATCTGATCCGCGACGAACATCCGCAGATCATCGCCACCATCCTGGTGCACCTGAAGCGTTCACAGGCGGCGGATATCCTGGCCCAGTTCGACGATCGTCTGCGTCACGATGTGATGCTGCGTATCGCCACCTTCGGCGGCGTGCAGCCAGCGGCGCTGGCGGAACTGACCGAAGTGCTCAACTCGCTGCTGGATGGTCAAAACCTCAAGCGCGCGAAGATGGGCGGCGTAAGAACCGCGGCGGAAATCATCAACCTGATGAAAACGCAGCAGGAAGAAGCGGTTATGGAAGCGGTACGCGAGTTCGATGGCGAACTGGCGCAGAAGATTGTCGACGAAATGTTCCTGTTCGAAAACCTGGTGGATGTGGACGACCGCAGTATCCAGCGCCTGCTGCAGGAAGTGGAATCCGAATCGCTGCTGGTGGCACTGAAAGGCGCCGATCAGCCGCTGCGCGAGAAGTTCCTCAAGAATATGTCGCAGCGTGCGGCCGATATTCTGCGCGACGACCTCGCCAACCGTGGTCCGGTCCGTATGTCGATGGTAGAGAACGAACAGAAAGCGATTCTGCTTATCGTTCGTCGTCTGGCGGAAAGCGGCGAAATGGTAATTGGCGGCGGCGAGGAAACCTATGTCTGA